Proteins found in one Sorghum bicolor cultivar BTx623 chromosome 1, Sorghum_bicolor_NCBIv3, whole genome shotgun sequence genomic segment:
- the LOC8067386 gene encoding vacuolar protein sorting-associated protein 52 A isoform X2 yields MAGTHKKRIERYITFDEESESEDISLDELEEELEEHKDYDVLVSLLTNGEKQRGMATLVEGDLGHTEEALIQDYIEDNDSLVLLHDQIHDCDIILSQIGSILSGFQVHIGLISSEIRSLQEKSWDISLKLRNRKFVETKLAGFVEEIVAPPSLVNILVNGEVNDGYARSLEILSRKLKFVQDDPLINASQALNDIKQELERLRQKALSKISSHIMEIFFAMRKPGTNIQILQQNLLQKHRYLVLFLKEHGSETYGDLCASYVDTMNKVLSTYFHVYVEALERLKLNIGVISDFSGHDTSIIDIIIRGREHLRNHGFMFSLGERANILKEIHQPGLVPHISQGNSRKYPYEVIFRSLQKLLMDTASSEYLFLESFFGEESLFYQVFEGPFAVIGQHLDITLANCHDAVCLMLIICITRKHQLVMCDRRLPCLDNYFDKALMYLWPRFKVVFDMYLQSLYQCDAQTIWIDGTRPHHIARCYVEFTASLVQLNAECGDGQICMVEIWSKYKLGCWNIPPNVLFSNLYQARWEGRPTRSSSRLGRTRPMSKHCTRSSRMKTGRTGSSGDTRPLLKRHCCPYLGCLPFVYIKT; encoded by the exons ATGGCTGGGACCCATAAGAAGCGAATCGAACGATATATCACCTTTGATGAAGAATCTGAAAG TGAGGATATATCGCTGGATGAGTTGGAGGAGGAGCTTGAAGAGCACAAGGACTATGAT GTACTAGTAAGTCTTTTAACCAATGGTGAAAAACAGCGAGGCATGGCAACATTGGTTGAGGGCGACCTAGGCCATACTGAAGAAGCTCTTATTCAA GATTATATTGAAGATAATGACAGCCTTGTTCTGTTGCATGATCAGATTCATGACTGTGACATTATTTTGTCACAAATAGGATCAATTCTTAGTGGATTCCAG GTCCATATAGGTTTGATAAGCTCAGAAATTAGAAGCCTTCAGGAGAAATCCTGGGATATAAGCTTGAAACTGAGGAACCGCAAG TTTGTTGAGACAAAGCTTGCTGGGTTTGTTGAAGAGATAGTTGCTCCTCCTAGTTTGGTAAATATTCTTGTTAACGGAGAG GTAAATGATGGTTATGCCAGAAGTCTGGAGATCCTTAGCAGAAAGTTGAAATTCGTTCAAGATGATCCGTTGATTAATGCATCACAAGCTCTGAATGATATTAAGCAAGAATTGGAAAGGCTTCGACAAAAGGCACTATCCAAG ATTTCCAGCCATATTATGGAGATATTCTTTGCTATGAGAAAACCTGGGACTAATATACAGATATTGCAACAAAATTTGCTTCAGAAGCATAG GTATCTCGTTCTGTTTCTTAAAGAGCATGGTTCCGAGACGTATGGTGATTTGTGTGCATCATATGTTGATACAATGAATAAG GTGCTGAGTACATACTTTCATGTGTATGTAGAAGCATTGGAGAGGTTGAAGCTAAATATTGGTGTAATCAGTGATTTTAGTGGACATGATACCAGTatcattgatattataataagaGGAAGAGAGCATCTGAGAAATCATGGTTTCATGTTTTCATTAGGTGAACGTGCAAATATTCTGAAG GAGATTCATCAACCTGGCTTGGTTCCGCATATATCTCAAGGCAACTCTCGTAAATACCCATATGAAGTTATTTTCAGGAGCCTTCAGAAGCTTCTGATGGACACTGCAAGCTCTGA GTATCTTTTCCTAGAATCATTCTTTGGAGAAGAGTCACTGTTTTATCAAGTTTTCGAAG GACCTTTTGCTGTTATTGGTCAACATTTGGATATCACTCTTGCAAATTGTCATGATGCTGTATGCCTCATGCTCATAATCTGCATAACTAGGAAGCACCAG TTGGTTATGTGTGACAGACGGCTTCCTTGTCTTGATAACTATTTTGATAAG GCTCTGATGTATCTCTGGCCACGTTTCAAGGTAGTGTTTGACATGTATCTTCAAAGCTTATATCAGTGTGATGCTCAAACAATATGGATAGATGGTACCCGTCCACACCATATTGCAAGGTGCTATGTGGAGTTCACAGCATCCCTTGTTCAGCTTAATGCTGAATGTGGAGATGGTCAG ATTTGTATGGTggaaatttggtcaaaatacAAGCTGGGCTGTTGGAATATACCACCCAATGTGCTATTTTCCAATTTGTACCAAGCGCGTTGGGAAGGAAGGCCTACGAGGAGCTCTTCGAGGCTGGGTCGAACACGTCCAATGTCAAAGCACTGCACGCGTTCTTCCCGGATGAAAACGGGTCGCACAGGCAGCAGCGGAGACACAAGGCCACTTCTTAAGCGGCATTGCTGCCCATATCTCGGTTGTCTACCTTTTGTGTATATCAAAACTTGA
- the LOC110431640 gene encoding uncharacterized protein LOC110431640: MGRTGVASASSGGGAGWPCGGGLNLGVKLNVLLLLSVVATNLVSLYHLSLRAATVPPLLLQHQQQQRDGDEDLVLIRQLDAIRAGVSQLNHLRSSSPPPPPPPAELVLYSRLAPVASACSAHPDLLHRYMSYTPFAPCPDDALSLAEPLLLRGCHPLPRRRCFSPTASASASKLLPTDPFSPLPDAAVRWPKEGKCKSFSCLPPSLGFDVARTEAARFLRARGPLDLTAPQLLRLASLSRAGPIRLGLDIGGGTGTLAARLKKLANATVLTTTMNLGAPYSEATAARGVVPLHVPLQQRFPVADGTMDVVRAGHAVNRWIPEAALEFLWYDADRVLRPGGLLWVDHFWCRRSDLEGVYATMLRRLGYKTIKWVAADKSVAGGGNSGKDEVYLTALLQKPFS; encoded by the coding sequence ATGGGGAGGACGGGGGTGGCCTCCGCCTCCAGTGGTGGAGGAGCAGGATGGCCGTGCGGTGGTGGCCTCAACCTCGGCGTGAAGCTGaacgtgctgctgctgctgtcggTGGTGGCCACCAACCTGGTGTCCCTGTACCACCTCTCCCTCCGCGCCGCGACCGTGCCGCCGCTCCTTCtccagcaccagcagcagcaacgGGACGGCGACGAGGACCTGGTCCTCATCCGGCAGCTGGACGCCATCCGCGCGGGCGTATCGCAGCTGAACCACCTCCGCTCGTCGTCCCCTCCCCCGCCGCCTCCCCCGGCGGAGCTGGTCCTCTACTCCCGCCTCGCCCCCGTCGCGTCCGCCTGCTCCGCGCACCCGGACCTCCTCCACCGCTACATGTCCTACACCCCCTTCGCGCCCTGCCCCGACGACGCCCTCTCCCTCGCCGagcccctcctcctccgcggATGCCATCCGCTGCCGCGCCGCAGGTGCTTCTCCCCGACCGCTTCCGCATCAGCATCCAAACTCCTCCCCACCGACCCCTTCTCCCCGCTTCCCGACGCCGCCGTCCGATGGCCCAAGGAGGGCAAGTGCAAATCCTTCTCCTGCCTGCCGCCGTCGCTGGGCTTCGACGTGGCGCGCACGGAGGCCGCACGGTTCCTCCGCGCGAGGGGGCCCTTGGACCTGACGGCGCCGCAGCTGCTGCGGTTGGCCTCGCTCAGCCGGGCGGGGCCCATCCGGCTCGGGCTCGACATTGGCGGCGGCACGGGCACGCTGGCGGCGCGGCTCAAGAAGCTCGCCAACGCCACGGTGCTCACGACCACAATGAACCTGGGCGCGCCCTACTCGGAAGCGACGGCGGCGCGCGGGGTGGTGCCGCTGCATGTGCCGCTGCAGCAGCGGTTCCCGGTAGCGGACGGGACCATGGACGTGGTGCGTGCGGGGCACGCCGTGAACCGTTGGATCCCGGAGGCAGCGCTGGAGTTCCTGTGGTACGACGCGGACCGTGTGCTGCGCCCCGGCGGGCTGCTCTGGGTGGACCACTTTTGGTGCCGGAGGAGTGACCTGGAGGGTGTCTACGCCACCATGCTGCGGAGGCTCGGCTACAAGACCATCAAGTGGGTCGCCGCCGACAAGAGCGTCGCCGGAGGCGGCAACAGTGGCAAGGACGAGGTCTACCTCACCGCGCTGCTGCAGAAGCCCTTCAGTTAG
- the LOC8067387 gene encoding E3 ubiquitin-protein ligase RING1-like: MSTPAAAYYAAAARKQYFCYQCNRTVLIAVSAAAAGELSCPECHGDFVEEVTVPAPTFIPLPFPFPFASSTTIPAGSNAPAPAPAPAAAGSGGSPTFSSSSSSAATSPSQPNDISSILSIFLGLGQQHPIRSGGGGGGSGSRAAAGTATPENEPEPFDPVMFFQNYIHSLMEGGANIQVLLDDASVNLGSGPGLGRFGGASFGDYFVGPGLEQLIEQLAENDPNRYGTPPAAKSALSSLPDVVVTHTMVAAAEGAECAVCKEDFSPGEVAKQMPCKHIYHTDCIVPWLELHNSCPICRFELPTDDPDYEGRKGSNPPQPAVGIAAAAAASGSSTAADGQMEERQDNPRVVERRFNVSLPWPFSGLSGQTSQQDGNNGGSGSNSQGSGSQDGGPPSSKN, translated from the coding sequence ATGTCGACTCCAGCCGCCGCCTactacgccgccgccgcgcgcaagCAGTACTTCTGCTACCAATGCAACCGCACCGTCCTCATCGcggtctccgccgccgccgccggtgagcTCTCGTGCCCCGAGTGCCACGGCGACTTCGTCGAGGAGGTCACCGTCCCTGCCCCCACCTTCATCCCGCTCCCCTTCCCGTTCCCCTTCGCCTCCTCCACCACGATCCCCGCTGGCAGCaacgcccccgcccccgcccccgccccagCAGCAGCCGGCTCCGGCGGGTCCCCTACCttctcgtcctcgtcctcctccgccgcgACCTCCCCGTCCCAGCCCAACGACATCTCCTCCATCCTCAGCATCTTCCTCGGACTCGGCCAACAGCACCCCATCaggtccggcggcggcggcggcggctccggctcgcgcgccgccgccggcacggcCACCCCCGAGAACGAGCCGGAGCCCTTCGATCCGGTCATGTTCTTCCAGAATTACATCCACAGCCTCATGGAGGGGGGCGCCAACATCCAGGTCCTCCTCGACGACGCCAGCGTCAACCTCGGCTCCGGGCCCGGCCTCGGTCGCTTCGGCGGGGCAAGCTTTGGGGATTACTTCGTCGGCCCGGGCCTCGAACAACTCATCGAGCAGCTCGCCGAGAACGACCCCAACCGCTACGGCACGCCGCCGGCTGCCAAGTCGGCCCTCTCCTCGCTCCCCGATGTTGTCGTGACTCACACCATGGTTGCAGCTGCGGAGGGCGCTGAGTGCGCCGTCTGCAAGGAGGATTTCTCGCCTGGGGAGGTGGCCAAGCAGATGCCCTGCAAGCACATCTACCACACCGACTGCATCGTGCCGTGGCTTGAGCTTCACAACTCGTGCCCCATCTGCCGCTTTGAGCTGCCcactgatgatcctgattatgagGGGCGGAAGGGCTCTAATCCTCCTCAGCCGGCTGTTGgtattgctgctgctgctgcggcatcTGGGAGCTCTACTGCTGCTGATGGACAAATGGAGGAGAGGCAGGATAATCCAAGGGTGGTTGAGAGGAGGTTCAATGTGTCGCTGCCATGGCCGTTCAGTGGATTGAGTGGGCAAACATCGCAGCAGGATGGGAACAATGGAGGCAGTGGTAGCAACTCACAAGGCAGTGGCTCGCAAGATGGTGGCCCACCCAGCAGCAAGAATTGA
- the LOC8067388 gene encoding probable prefoldin subunit 5, with protein sequence MASPGRIELDKLSVEQLKGLKEQTDLEVNLLQDSLTKIRTATTRLESASAALQDLSLRPHGKKMLVPLTASLYVPGSLDDAEKVLVDVGTGYFIEKTMAQGKEYCERKVNLLKSNFDELLEVATKKKAIADDLGMLLQAKLRQASPGPSS encoded by the exons ATGGCGAGCCCTGGACGGATCGAGCTGGACAAGCTGAGCGTGGAGCAGCTCAAGGGGCTCAAGGAGCAGACGGATCTGGAGGTCAACCTCCTCCAGGACAGCCTCACCAAGATCCGCACCGCCACCACCCGACTCGAGAGCGCCTCCGCCGCGCTCCAGGACCTATCCCTCCGCCCCCACG GGAAGAAGATGCTCGTGCCCCTTACGGCTTCTCTCTACGTTCCCGGCTCTCTGGACGACGCCGAGAAGGTCCTCGTCGACGTCGGCACCGGTTACTTCATCGAG AAAACCATGGCTCAGGGGAAAGAATACTGTGAAAGGAAAGTTAATTTATTGAAGTCAAATTTTGATGAACTGCTTGAG GTGGCTACAAAAAAGAAAGCCATAGCAGATGATCTGGGTATGCTACTACAAGCCAAGCTGAGGCAAGCATCGCCTGGCCCGAGTTCATGA